GAAAGCTTCCGACAGGGTTAAAAGCGGAGAAGATGACGACTTCCGCTCCAGCATCGAGAGGCATCTCTGCACGCTCGACACGCCACAACTCGTCCGGCATATCCAGATCCTCTACGAATCCATGAAGAGCGCGGGAACGAAGGTCTACATCAAGATAGGAACGAGCGGTACGGGAGGAATGGGCCTGAATATTCCTTACACGCACAGCGAGGAGAAGCCATCGAGAGTGCTTCTGAGTAAATCAGTCATGGCAGGAGCACACACGATGCTCCTTTTCCTGATGGCAAGAACACCCGATGCCCCAATCACGAAGGAGATCAAGCCTACCGCCGCCATTGCCTGGAAGAGCGTCGCTTACGGGCCTATCCTGAAGAAGGGAACAACTATTCCTCTCTATGACTGTCCGCCCTCAAAGGGGATCTACCTTATGAAGAACGGGAGTCTTCATGTTGCCGCAGAGTTCGAGAGGCTCAGAAAAAACGATATCCTGCGATCTGTTTACATCGATACAGGAGAGAACGGATTCTTCAGCAGGGGGGAATTCGAAACAATTACTGCCCTCGGCCAGATGGAGTTCGTCACTCCGGAGGATATCGCCAGAAATACCATCCTCGAGATCAAGGGGATTAACTCCGGTCACGATGTGATCAATGCTCTGGACAATGCGACGATGGGCCCTACATACCGGGCCGGCTCCCTGAGGGAGAGAGCCATCAAGCAGATGCTGGAACTCGAGAAGAAATACAAAAAGGAAAGCGTCGCCTTTGAGATACTGGGACCTCCGCGCCTCTCGAAACTTCTCTACGAAGCTTTTCTGATCAAGAAAGTTTACAGGACTCTGGACAGAGCGGCAGAGACCTCTCCTTCGGAGATTTCCAGGAATGTGACGACCATCATAGAGCGAGACAGAACGTTGCGTGCCGAGATTATCTCCATTGGGATCCCCATCCT
This window of the Acidobacteriota bacterium genome carries:
- a CDS encoding short-chain dehydrogenase, encoding MEIKGKTVLVFGGAGLVGAAVCRMLMKEEPGELIVCSLFEDEVKETITEMKSKFPGSKTRMSGVSGNIFVRASLKDKTREEILYNQQYRRFMISDVLEKMDEALLKRSYLYRILRRFKPDIIVDCINTATALAYQDIYRSAAEVLKASDRVKSGEDDDFRSSIERHLCTLDTPQLVRHIQILYESMKSAGTKVYIKIGTSGTGGMGLNIPYTHSEEKPSRVLLSKSVMAGAHTMLLFLMARTPDAPITKEIKPTAAIAWKSVAYGPILKKGTTIPLYDCPPSKGIYLMKNGSLHVAAEFERLRKNDILRSVYIDTGENGFFSRGEFETITALGQMEFVTPEDIARNTILEIKGINSGHDVINALDNATMGPTYRAGSLRERAIKQMLELEKKYKKESVAFEILGPPRLSKLLYEAFLIKKVYRTLDRAAETSPSEISRNVTTIIERDRTLRAEIISIGIPILMPDGRRLLRGPSIKIPTPFDEGKPTVRNINRWAYDGWVDLRVQNMKKWNSRFKKIQEEIRKINSSETGSHYDRDRDFWLKEKEINIGKLISWIFITEEHGSRMKV